In Candidatus Neomarinimicrobiota bacterium, the sequence TGTGCCTCAAACTGTTTTAAGTCGTCCATCGTATCAATACCTTTGTTCACATTTTCGGTTAAAATCACTTTTATCGGAATGCCATTATCTAATGCTCTATACTGCTCCAACTTCAACGCTAATTCATTTTCTGAGGGTACAAGACTGGTGATTTTTTCTAATGTCGCCTTGGTGTAGGCATAGATCCCCATGTGATGATAGTATCCCCCGGCCTCAGTTTCGACTGGTTCACGTCGGAAATTTACGGCATATCCATCCCCATCGAGGAGAACTTTTACCGTATTTACATCGGTGAGTTTTTTAGCATCCATATCCTTACCCGCTACCGTGGCCATTTGGAGCGACTCATCCTCAAATTGATTCACCAATTCATTAATCAGTGCAGGGTCAATTGTGGGCTCATCTCCTTGGATATTCACAATTACGTCAGTTTCAATATTAGCCGCCGCTTCTTGAATTCGATCTGTTCCAGAAACGTGACCTTCAGAAGTCATGACAGTTTTTACTTTAAATGGTTTCAATGCCGTCGAAGTTTCCTCAGCATCGATAGCCACAATTACTTCGTCTAATGATTTGGCTTTTTGGGCCTGTTCATAAACGTAGACTACCATGGGTTTCCCATCAATAAGATGGAGAATTTTTTTCGGGAAACGGATAGAATGAAGCCGGGCAGGAATTACGCCGATTGCTTTCATCAAAAAGGTCCATCCATTTCAATTGGAGACAAAGGTAGGACGGGTGTGAAAAACAACCCAAGCCCCGCAATCTTATACCCTGTGCTTAACATAAAATAATTGAATGAAAAATAGATGGGAAATTTAGGTGAACAAGCTTGCCACAACAAGCAGGTTCAGGGAAGATTCTATTCGAATCTGAGGGATTCAATGGGGTCTAAATTGGCTGCTCGCCAAGCGGGGTATATTCCAAATCCAATACCAATAAAAGAACAGACGGCCATGCCGTAAAAAGCCCAATCCATGGGTACCACAGCGGGCACTTTTAAAAGGAGAGCCATGAGGTTTCCCCCGGCAATTCCTAAAATAACACCAACAATTCCACCAAACTGACTCAAGAAGATGGCTTCCATCAAAAACTGGATAAGAATATCTCGCTTGGTAGCGCCAATAGCTTTGCGGATACCTATCTCTTTAATTCGCTCCGTGACAGAAACGAGCATAATATTCATAATGCCGATCCCCGCCACAAGCAGGGCGATGACACTCACCGCACCGGCAAAAAGTTTAATACCTCCTGTAAACCCAGCGAATGTTTCCATGAGTTCTTCGTTGGAAATAATTGCAAAATCATTTTCTTCTTCTGGTGGCACTTTTCGAATAACGCGCATAAGGCCGATTACTTCATCCATGGTTTTTTCATACATTTCAGTTGATTCAGCTTCAATATTGATGGCCAAAGATGTCCATCTATTCGAGAACCGTTGGATATAAACTGAAATAGGAATCATAACAAAATAATCCTGACTTTGGCCAAAAGCCTGTCCTTTTCTTTCGGTAATACCAATAACTGTATAATCTAATCCCTTAATTTGAATGACCTTTCCAATGGGATCTTCAAATGGAAATAATATATCGGCTAAGTCTGGGCCAAGGATGGTAACGCTACGAGAAAAACGAATATCATCTTCCATGAAATTTCGTCCATCTGCAAGATACGTTTTGAAAGAACGCAA encodes:
- the kdsB gene encoding 3-deoxy-manno-octulosonate cytidylyltransferase, translated to MKAIGVIPARLHSIRFPKKILHLIDGKPMVVYVYEQAQKAKSLDEVIVAIDAEETSTALKPFKVKTVMTSEGHVSGTDRIQEAAANIETDVIVNIQGDEPTIDPALINELVNQFEDESLQMATVAGKDMDAKKLTDVNTVKVLLDGDGYAVNFRREPVETEAGGYYHHMGIYAYTKATLEKITSLVPSENELALKLEQYRALDNGIPIKVILTENVNKGIDTMDDLKQFEAQ
- a CDS encoding FtsX-like permease family protein, producing MEDDIRFSRSVTILGPDLADILFPFEDPIGKVIQIKGLDYTVIGITERKGQAFGQSQDYFVMIPISVYIQRFSNRWTSLAINIEAESTEMYEKTMDEVIGLMRVIRKVPPEEENDFAIISNEELMETFAGFTGGIKLFAGAVSVIALLVAGIGIMNIMLVSVTERIKEIGIRKAIGATKRDILIQFLMEAIFLSQFGGIVGVILGIAGGNLMALLLKVPAVVPMDWAFYGMAVCSFIGIGFGIYPAWRAANLDPIESLRFE